The genomic stretch GAGCCCCATGGCGTAGCGCAGGTCGCGCGGAACGGAGGCGTGCGTCATGAGCGCGGGGTGGCCGATCAGGCTTTCCACGCCGCCCAGCGACTCGGCGAGGGCAAAGATGCGCACCTTGTTCACGAACGCCGCCGCCTTTTCCAGCGTCCCCATCTCGATGCTCACCATCCCCGTAAAGCCGCGCATCTGCCGCTTGGCCAACTCGTGCTGCGGGTGGTGCGGCAGGCCGGGGTAGTAGACGGCCTCCACCTTGGGGTGCGCGTCCAGCCACTCGGCGATGCGCTGCCCGTTCTCGTTGTGCGCCTTCATGCGCAGGTGCAGCGTCTTGGTGCCGCGCAGCCCCAGCCAGCAGTCCCACGGGCCGGGAATGCCGCCCGCCGCGTTCTGCAGAAAGCGCAGCTGCTCGTGCAGGCCGTCGTCCTTTACCACGATCATCCCGCCCACCATATCGCTGTGGCCGTTGACGTACTTGGTGACCGAGTGGATGACGATGTCCGCGCCCAGCTCCAGCGGCCGCTGGTTGTACGGCGACGCAAAGGTGTTGTCCACGCTCAGCAGCGCCCCGGCCGCGCGCGCCACCTCCGCCGCCGCGGCGATGTCGGTGAGCTGCATCATGGGATTGGTGGGCGTTTCCAGGTGGATCAGCTTCGTGCGCGGCGTGATGGCGGCGCGAAGAGCCTCCGTGTCGGCGCTGTCCACGAAGGTGAACTCGATCCCCATCCGCGCCAGCACCTTGCTGAACAGGCGGTAGGTGCCGCCGTACACGCCCTCGCCGCAGATCACGTGGTCGCCCGCGCTCATCAGCTTGAGCATGGTGTCGGTGGCCGCGAGCCCGGAGGCGAAGGCGATGCCGTGCGTGCCGCTCTCCAGCGCCGCCACGTTCCCCTCGAACGCCTCGCGCGTGGGATTGTGCGTGCGCGCGTACTCGTATCCCAGGTGCCGCCCCAGCTCCGGCTGCACGTAGGTGCTGGTCTGGTACACGGGCATCATGATGGCGCCCGTGGTGGGGTCCGGGCGCTGGCCGGCGTGGATGGCGATCGTCCCCAGCCCCATTCCGTGGTAGTTCTTTTCGTCTTTCATCCGCTCATTCCGCGCGTGTGTGCGTGATGCCGTCCGCCGGCCCGTGTGGTCCGCAACCTACCCGCGCCGCCCGCCGCCAGCAACCGCGGCCGTCCCGCCTCCGCATGCGGCGACGTTCGTTCGGCGCTGGTCCGTGATCTGCAAACGGATGATGGTTGACGATCCGCGATCGGGGAATTATCGTCTGCGTGAAAGGAGAACGCAAGAATGATAGACGACATCGACCGGCAGATTCTGGACATCCTGCAGGAGAACGCGCGCACCCCCAACGCCGAAATCGCGCGGCAGGTGGGAATGGCGCCGTCCGCCATCCTGGAGCGCATCCGCAAGCTGGAGGAGCGCGGCGTGATTCAGGGCTACGCGGTGCGCATCAACCCCGACGCGTACGGGCTGGGGTTGATGGCCTACGTCTTCGTGCGGGCGGACGAGCGCGCCGGCGCGCTGACCACGGCGGAGCAGATGGCGCTCATCCCCGAGGTGCAGGAAGTCCATCACGTGGCGGGAGAAGACTGCTTTCTGGCCAAGGTGCGCGTCCGCGGCACCCGCGAACTGGGCGAGCTGCTGCGCGACCGCTTCGGGAGCATCGAAACGATCCGCTCCACCCGCTCCACCATCGTGCTGGACACGGTCAAGGAGACGACCATGCTGTACGAGCCGGAGACGGGAGGAAGCCGTGGCTGAAAAGCGGAGCGCGCCCACCGGGCAGCTGGTGGCGGCGTTCGCCGCCGTGTACGTGATCTGGGGAAGCACCTACCTGGCCATCCAGTTTGCCATCAAGACCTTGCCTCCGCTCCTGATGGCGGGGGTCCGATTCCTGCTTGCCGGGGCCGTGCTGTACCTGTTCATGCGGATGCGCGGGCAGGCCGCGCCCACCGCGCGGCAGTGGCGCACGACGGCGGTCATCGGCGCGCTGCTGGTGACGGCGGGCAACGGCGGGGTGGTGATGGCGGAAACCTCCGTCCCCTCCGGCGTGGTGGCGCTGATGGTGGCCATGGTGCCGCTGTGGATGGTGCTGCTGGAGTGGCTGCGCCCCGGCGGGGTGCGGCCCACGGCGCGGACCGCCCTGGGGCTGGTGGTGGGCTTCGCGGGGATCGTGCTGCTGGTAGGGCCCGGCGACCTGGGCGGGGGCGGCGGGGTGAACCCGGCGGGCGCGCTGATGGTGCTGTGCGGCTCGCTCTGCTGGGCGGCGGGCTCCATCTACGCACGCTCGGCCGCGCTGCCGGAGAACGGCTTCCTGGCCACGGCGATGGAGATGACGTGCGGCGGCACGCTGATGCTGCTGATCGGGCTGGCCCGCGGCGAGCTGGGCGCGTGGAACCCCGCGGCGGTGTCGGCGGAAAGCGTGGTGGGGCTGGCGTACCTGGTGGTGTTCGGGTCGCTGGTGGGCTTCAGCGCGTACATCTGGCTGCTGGGCAACACCACCACCGCGCGTGTGTCCACCTACGCGTACGTGAACCCCGTGGTGGCGGTGCTGCTGGGATGGTGGCTGGCGAACGAGCCGCTGACGCCGCGCGTGCTGCTGGCCGCGGGGGTGATCGTGGCCGCCGTGGCGGTCATCACCACGGGGCGCAGGCCGGCGGCGGAGACGGTGGAAAACGATGTGACGCCCGACGGAAGTCCGGCGTCGGAGCGGGAAAGCGCGGCGGCTTGACGCTTTCCGGCGCCGCGCCGCACATTCCGCCCCGGCCGGAGGGTCCGGCACCGGGCGAGCAGGTCCTTTTTTCTCCAGAAGCCGCGAACTGCACGTGATCGATACCTCCAACCTGATGGTGAGCGTTTCCGGCGTGCGGGGACGCGTGGGCGAGGGGCTGACGCCCGAGGTGATCGCCCGCTTCGCCGCCGCGTTCGGCGCGTACGCGCTGCGCCGTGGCCCGGGCAAGACGGTGGTGCTGGGGCGTGACTCGCGCGTCAGCGGGCCCATGTTCGCGCGGGCGGCCACGGCGGCGCTGCAGTCCGTGGGATGCGACGTCGTCGATGTCGGAATCGCGCCCACGCCGACCGTTCAGCTCGCGGTGGAGGATCTGCACGCGGCGGGCGGCCTGGCGGTAACGGCCAGCCACAACCCCATCGAGTGGAACGCCCTCAAGTTCATCGGGCCCACGGGCATGTTTCTGGACGGGGAAGAGGGCGCGGAGATGCGCGCCTTTCTGGAGGGGGAAATTCCCCGGGCGCTGTGGAGCGACCTGGGGCAGTGGCGTACGGACGAGGGGGCCGTGCAGCGCCACCTGGACCGCATCCTGGCCATCCCGTTTCTGAACGTGGACGCCATCCGCGCCCGGCGCTTTCATGTGGCGCTGGACTGCGTGCGCGGCGCCGGCGGAACCATGTTTCCGCAGCTGCTGGAGGCGCTGGGGTGCACGGTGACGGCCATCAACATGGAAACGGACGGCCTGTTTCCGCGCGAGCCGGAGCCCGTCGCCGAAAACCTGAAGGAGCTTGAGGAGCTGGTCCGCACCAGCGGCGCCGACATCGGCCTGGCGACGGACCCGGACGTGGACCGGCTGTCGCTGGTGAGCGGCGAGGGCCGCGCCATTGGCGAGGACTATACGCTGGCGCTGGCGTCGACGCTGGTGGTCCGGCACCGCCCGGGCCCCCTGGTGACCAACCTGTCCACCAGCCGTCTGATGGACGACGTGGCCGAACGGGCCGGCGTGCCGCTGGTGCGCGCCGCGGTGGGCGAGATCAACGTGGCCCGCCGGATGCAAACGGGAGGCGCGACCATCGGCGGCGAGGGCAACGGCGGGGTCATCCTGCCCGACGTGCACCTGACGCGCGACGCGCCGGTGGCCGCCGCGCTGATCCTGCAGCTGCTGGCGGAGACCGGC from Longimicrobium terrae encodes the following:
- a CDS encoding cystathionine gamma-synthase translates to MKDEKNYHGMGLGTIAIHAGQRPDPTTGAIMMPVYQTSTYVQPELGRHLGYEYARTHNPTREAFEGNVAALESGTHGIAFASGLAATDTMLKLMSAGDHVICGEGVYGGTYRLFSKVLARMGIEFTFVDSADTEALRAAITPRTKLIHLETPTNPMMQLTDIAAAAEVARAAGALLSVDNTFASPYNQRPLELGADIVIHSVTKYVNGHSDMVGGMIVVKDDGLHEQLRFLQNAAGGIPGPWDCWLGLRGTKTLHLRMKAHNENGQRIAEWLDAHPKVEAVYYPGLPHHPQHELAKRQMRGFTGMVSIEMGTLEKAAAFVNKVRIFALAESLGGVESLIGHPALMTHASVPRDLRYAMGLTDGLVRLSCGVEDVEDLIADLEQALEHA
- a CDS encoding Lrp/AsnC family transcriptional regulator, whose protein sequence is MIDDIDRQILDILQENARTPNAEIARQVGMAPSAILERIRKLEERGVIQGYAVRINPDAYGLGLMAYVFVRADERAGALTTAEQMALIPEVQEVHHVAGEDCFLAKVRVRGTRELGELLRDRFGSIETIRSTRSTIVLDTVKETTMLYEPETGGSRG
- the yedA gene encoding drug/metabolite exporter YedA, whose product is MAEKRSAPTGQLVAAFAAVYVIWGSTYLAIQFAIKTLPPLLMAGVRFLLAGAVLYLFMRMRGQAAPTARQWRTTAVIGALLVTAGNGGVVMAETSVPSGVVALMVAMVPLWMVLLEWLRPGGVRPTARTALGLVVGFAGIVLLVGPGDLGGGGGVNPAGALMVLCGSLCWAAGSIYARSAALPENGFLATAMEMTCGGTLMLLIGLARGELGAWNPAAVSAESVVGLAYLVVFGSLVGFSAYIWLLGNTTTARVSTYAYVNPVVAVLLGWWLANEPLTPRVLLAAGVIVAAVAVITTGRRPAAETVENDVTPDGSPASERESAAA
- the glmM gene encoding phosphoglucosamine mutase, yielding MIDTSNLMVSVSGVRGRVGEGLTPEVIARFAAAFGAYALRRGPGKTVVLGRDSRVSGPMFARAATAALQSVGCDVVDVGIAPTPTVQLAVEDLHAAGGLAVTASHNPIEWNALKFIGPTGMFLDGEEGAEMRAFLEGEIPRALWSDLGQWRTDEGAVQRHLDRILAIPFLNVDAIRARRFHVALDCVRGAGGTMFPQLLEALGCTVTAINMETDGLFPREPEPVAENLKELEELVRTSGADIGLATDPDVDRLSLVSGEGRAIGEDYTLALASTLVVRHRPGPLVTNLSTSRLMDDVAERAGVPLVRAAVGEINVARRMQTGGATIGGEGNGGVILPDVHLTRDAPVAAALILQLLAETGQPLHELAAELGRYEIVKEKVPRPSQPLDAVYDALTKQFPDADADRQDGLRLSWAAEKKWAHLRPSGTEPIVRIICEAPTRADASALVETLRAALPK